A single genomic interval of Primulina huaijiensis isolate GDHJ02 chromosome 7, ASM1229523v2, whole genome shotgun sequence harbors:
- the LOC140981041 gene encoding uncharacterized protein gives MHCKYHHRMSRKGYIGLEAELRNKKLVAEDEEVDRSVLWRKAREDKSGNITCSETSEVAEKIDELLEKKGKGEFKSSGINYVLTAALGSQEHYGRVRGVGGFVKPQVYFKTPRKKRETISKAVIENVKAQSEETKSLKAELEMLRSQLAAVIPLINDRSSETVASNKFSGVKDSKLSDDVQEVYDCGTSNTKGKKCHMAVKEHENVVAYGTIISEGGPNVMIHHVPLGEENFKVSIDVVLDEKAQLPIPIKFGPTIINDAIGVIVGWPKELDIFPTTKRKGKPQSFVLADVLGQRDNFKEIEKTLPMSCKYIYYHVVRLLNESDTICIEFEDAMFGRPKSIRLLREDIVRFMEMSARQILVYMGHLYKDLKKKDKADYFSFVDPGNIPTCPIGTDGRDLSQHIADQLEAVCRDSIYLIPYNTGYHWILTIVNEDKNMIYLLDSTSNRNRDDTWKTIVTNGVKMYKCLQGYF, from the exons ATGCATTGTAAATATCACCACAGAATGTCTCGCAAGGGTTACATCGGCTTGGAGGCTGAACTG CGGAACAAAAAATTGGTTGCTGAAGATGAGGAAGTTGATAGATCTGTGCTTTGGCGTAAAGCTCGAGAAGACAAATCTGGCAACATAACATGTTCGGAGACATCAGAAGTAGCTGAAAAAATT GATGAATTGTTGGAAAAGAAAGGCAAAGGAGAGTTCAAATCTTCTGGAATTAATTACGTGTTAACCGCTGCCTTAGGAAGCCAAGAACACTATGGAAGGGTTCGAGGTGTGGGAGGTTTCGTAAAACCACAAGTATACTTTAAAACTCCAAGAAAGAAGAGAGAAACAATCTCAAAAGCTGTGATTGAAAATGTAAAAGCACAATCGGAGGAGACTAAAAGTTTGAAAGCTGAATTGGAGATGCTGAGGTCTCAACTTGCTGCTGTGATTCCATTAATCAATGATCGATCTTCTGAGACTGTAGCATCAAACAAGTTCTCAGGAGTGAAAGACTCAAAATTGTCAGATGATGTGCAAGAAGTTTATGATTGCGGCACTTCAAATACGAAG GGGAAAAAATGTCACATGGCTGTAAAAGAACACGAAAACGTGGTGGCTTATGGCACAATAATATCAGAAGGAGGTCCAAATGTTATGATTCACCATGTTCCACTTGGGGAAGAGAACTTCAAGGTATCTATTGATGTTGTCTTAGATGAAAAAGCACAGCTTCCGATCCCAATTAAGTTTGGACCAACAATCATCAATGATGCTATTGGAGTCATTGTTGGTTGGCCTAAAGAGTTGGATATTTTTCCAACGACAAAG agGAAGGGGAAACCTCAATCATTTGTGCTTGCGGATGTTCTTGGTCAGCGCGACAATTTCAAAGAAATTGAGAAAACATTACCCATGTCGTGCAAGTATATCTACTATCATGTTGTTCGATTGCTGAATGAATCGGATACCATATGCATTGAGTTTGAGGACGCTATGTTTGGACGTCCTAAAAGCATACGGTTGCTAAGAGAAGATATCGTACGCTTTATGGAGATGAGTGCCAGACAAATTTTAGTTTACATGGG TCACCTCTACaaagatttgaagaaaaaagacaaGGCTGATTATTTTTCGTTTGTGGATCCCGGTAATATACCTACATGCCCAATTGGCACAGATGGCCGTGACTTATCACAACATATTGCTGACCAGTTGGAAGCAGTGTGTAGAGATAGCATCTACCTCATCCCATACAACACTGG GTACCATTGGATCTTGACAATCGTCAACGAAGATAagaatatgatatatttattggaTTCTACGTCTAACAGGAACCGAGATGATACATGGAAAACTATTGTGACAAA tgGGGTGAAGATGTACAAATGCCTCCAAGGGTATTTCTAA
- the LOC140980153 gene encoding uncharacterized protein yields the protein MNSKISSRCIDFHVKDCSNLHPCLRPRTLSQAHCRTCIDQSQLFLKFNSKYGISTAITISRNFVPRASSSPDPSTSPWKKWLLGILLAVILPAVGHKGGLFVGLKVKIDKAIEKVEQLTEVVEEIAEETDKIVEEVEAKLPGDSKLKQTLDKFDNLAKKAVNEAKQAEDIVHKVRDVEEEIEEALLKAGKDEIKK from the exons ATGAATTCCAAAATCTCCAGCCGCTGCATCGACTTTCATGTTAAAGATTGCAGCAATCTCCATCCATGTCTTCGGCCGCGCACCCTGTCTCAGGCACATTGTAGGACTTGCATCGATCAATCTCAGCTGTTCTTGAAATTCAACTCAAAATATGGGATTTCTAC GGCTATCACTATTTCAAGGAACTTTGTACCCAGGGCATCATCTTCTCCAGATCCTTCTACCTCGCCATG GAAAAAATGGTTGTTAGGCATACTATTAGCAGTGATTCTACCTGCAGTTGGCCACAAAGGAGGACTCTTTGTAGGGCTTAAAG TGAAGATCGACAAAGCCATAGAAAAGGTGGAGCAATTGACGGAAGTGGTTGAAGAGATAGCGGAGGAAACGGACAAGATCGTGGAGGAGGTGGAGGCAAAGCTCCCCGGAGACTCCAAGCTTAAGCAAACCCTTGATAAATTCGATAATCTTGCTAAAAAAGCAGTCAATGAAGCCAAACAAGCTGAAGACATCGTTCACAAG GTAAGAGATGTGGAGGAAGAGATAGAAGAAGCGTTGTTGAAAGCTGGTAAAGATGAAATTAAAAAGTAG
- the LOC140980452 gene encoding uncharacterized protein gives MSLRQGDMTVTEFIRKFERACHFVPLIANDARAKLMHFLVGLRPILRRDVRVSDPTSYEVAVSKALAAEQDQRDIERDRQGKRPIQVPHRPPPQQHQHQHKRPYHGPPRNRGGPQQHQEQQQQQGRVVPRTFEHPVCPKCSRRHPGACMFGSGKCFKCGSTDHMLRQCPRKNLPTQGRVFALHAAETNPDTMLMTGNDDVGIEGGDQ, from the exons atgagcctgagacagggggatatgactgttacggagttcatccgtaagtttgagagggcttgtcattttgtacccctgatcgcaaatgatgctagagccaagttgatgcatttcttggtgggtttacggccgatcttgcgccgtgatgttagggtgtctgaccctacttcttatgaggtcgctgtctccaaagccttagccgcagagcaggatcagcgggacatcgagagagaccgtcagggcaagcgcccaaTCCAGGTACCCCAccgtcctcctcctcagcagcaccagcatcagcataagaggccgtatcacggcccgcccaggaacagaggaggacctcagcagcatcaggagcagcagcagcagcagggacgtgtcgtcccgaggacctttgagcacccagtctgtcccaagtgctcacgccgtcatccgggagcatgcatgtttggctcagggaaatgttttaagtgtggcagcacggaccacatgctacggcagtgcccccggaagaatctgcctacccaaggcagagtttttgctctccatgctgcggagacgaaccctgacaccatgctgatgacag gtaatgatgatgtcgggatcgagggcggggaccagtga